One window of the Bacteroidales bacterium genome contains the following:
- a CDS encoding bile acid:sodium symporter, giving the protein MRRISVFWKGFRSLALKVGLDWFILALICMVIIASVWPSPGIQKGYFSLRSITGYGVSLIFFFYGLRLSPKKLREGLSNWRLHTVIQLSTFILFPILILVLKRYFGSNGNELFWLGAFYVAALPSTVSSAVVMVSIAGGNVPAAIFNASISSLIGVFITPLWMGIVLTTSAQGFDLADVIIKLILQILGPVTLGILLNYKLGAFAEKHRKKMRYFDQSIILLIIYTAFCESFSNNMFSGHGVSDILILGVCMMALFFFVYGIIFLVSKFMHFNRENNITAVFCGSKKSLVHGTAMSKVLFPNAAAAGIILLPLMIYHALQLMVVSIIAQKMARKEGIDKRGE; this is encoded by the coding sequence ATGAGGAGAATATCAGTTTTCTGGAAGGGTTTTCGGTCATTGGCTCTAAAAGTTGGCTTGGATTGGTTTATCCTTGCTCTAATTTGTATGGTTATTATTGCCTCAGTATGGCCATCGCCAGGAATACAGAAAGGATATTTTTCACTCAGGAGCATTACAGGTTATGGAGTTTCGCTAATATTTTTCTTTTATGGATTACGATTAAGCCCGAAGAAACTTCGGGAGGGGCTTAGCAATTGGAGATTGCACACCGTAATACAGCTATCTACGTTTATTCTATTCCCCATCCTAATTCTGGTATTAAAAAGATATTTTGGATCCAATGGAAATGAACTTTTCTGGTTAGGAGCCTTTTACGTTGCAGCTTTACCCTCCACAGTATCCTCAGCAGTAGTAATGGTATCAATTGCTGGGGGTAATGTTCCGGCAGCAATTTTCAATGCAAGCATATCAAGCTTAATAGGCGTTTTCATTACTCCTCTATGGATGGGAATTGTACTTACCACAAGCGCACAGGGTTTTGATTTAGCTGACGTTATTATCAAGTTGATATTACAAATCCTAGGACCTGTAACGCTTGGTATACTCCTAAATTATAAACTTGGAGCATTTGCTGAAAAGCATCGTAAAAAAATGCGTTACTTCGATCAAAGTATAATCCTTCTTATTATCTATACCGCATTCTGTGAATCTTTCTCCAATAATATGTTCAGTGGGCACGGAGTATCTGATATTTTAATACTTGGAGTGTGCATGATGGCTCTCTTCTTTTTCGTTTATGGTATAATATTTTTAGTTAGCAAGTTCATGCATTTTAATCGAGAGAATAATATCACCGCTGTTTTCTGTGGTTCTAAAAAATCCCTTGTTCATGGAACGGCAATGTCAAAAGTACTTTTCCCAAATGCAGCAGCGGCAGGAATAATCCTACTCCCGTTAATGATATATCATGCTTTACAGCTAATGGTGGTGAGCATTATTGCTCAGAAAATGGCTAGGAAGGAGGGAATTGATAAGAGAGGTGAATGA
- a CDS encoding alpha/beta hydrolase, whose protein sequence is MTDWSTAICETNGIYIHYTRTGGNKQPLILLHGLMTNGLCWIDLAHALEKEYDVIMPDARGHGKSSVPDYGYRYDDHANDVTGLINALRLPPPILLGHSMGGMTAAVVASRKPNLLRSLILADPTFLSPKVQRKVCDSDVADQHRRILKMSLEEVVAEARTRHPNRSTEILELFALARFQTSMSAFDVLTPPNPDYRQLVNAIDVPSLLVLGDNGVVSSAVAEELQRINPRFQIEQIREAGHVVHLDQPEQFTAIVKSFLRSISTVL, encoded by the coding sequence ATGACCGACTGGAGTACAGCAATCTGCGAAACAAACGGAATTTACATACACTATACAAGAACCGGGGGAAACAAACAGCCTTTAATTTTGCTGCATGGGTTAATGACTAATGGCTTGTGCTGGATAGATTTGGCACATGCTCTGGAGAAAGAATATGACGTAATCATGCCGGATGCTAGGGGGCATGGTAAGTCGAGTGTACCAGATTATGGATACCGATATGATGACCATGCAAATGATGTTACTGGTTTGATAAATGCTTTAAGGCTTCCTCCTCCGATCCTGCTCGGACATTCCATGGGAGGGATGACTGCGGCCGTAGTGGCAAGTCGTAAACCAAATCTACTCCGTAGTCTAATCTTAGCGGATCCAACGTTCTTGAGTCCAAAAGTTCAACGCAAAGTTTGCGATAGCGATGTGGCAGATCAGCATCGGCGAATTCTCAAAATGTCATTGGAGGAGGTGGTGGCAGAAGCGCGGACAAGACACCCTAATCGGTCAACGGAGATACTTGAGCTATTCGCTTTAGCACGATTTCAAACCAGTATGAGTGCTTTCGATGTTCTTACGCCACCAAACCCCGATTATAGACAGTTAGTGAACGCAATCGATGTTCCAAGCCTCCTCGTACTTGGTGATAATGGTGTTGTTTCCTCTGCTGTTGCCGAAGAGTTACAACGTATTAACCCGAGATTTCAGATTGAACAAATCCGGGAAGCTGGTCATGTGGTACACTTAGATCAGCCAGAGCAATTTACGGCTATTGTCAAATCCTTTTTACGTTCAATTAGTACAGTGCTTTAA
- a CDS encoding MBL fold metallo-hydrolase, with the protein MQIFNVGSDAINIYLIDSGSHRLLIDSGFPNKLNDLGREMRKTGFKIRDIDYLIVTHFHIDHAGAIQELKEQGVKFILFDIQIGHIGSMERMAIGKWEYLQLNMRDNIIMSIDKSTDFLNKMGLQAQVISTPGHSDDSITLLFNSGEAFIGDLCADYLADDKDSINYKTWIKLKGANARIIYPSHGKVYEIKSTYT; encoded by the coding sequence ATGCAAATTTTTAATGTAGGCTCAGATGCAATTAACATCTATTTGATAGATAGTGGCTCACATCGATTATTGATTGACTCTGGATTTCCTAATAAATTAAATGATTTAGGTCGCGAAATGCGTAAAACAGGATTTAAAATTCGTGATATAGACTACCTTATAGTTACACATTTTCATATAGACCATGCGGGTGCAATTCAAGAATTAAAAGAACAAGGAGTTAAATTTATTTTGTTCGATATACAGATTGGTCATATTGGTTCAATGGAAAGAATGGCTATAGGGAAATGGGAATATTTACAATTGAATATGAGAGATAATATCATCATGAGCATTGATAAATCAACAGATTTTCTAAATAAGATGGGATTACAAGCCCAGGTAATATCTACACCAGGACACTCAGATGATAGTATTACTTTGCTCTTTAATAGTGGCGAAGCATTTATTGGAGATTTATGTGCTGATTATTTGGCTGATGATAAGGATTCTATAAATTATAAAACTTGGATAAAACTTAAAGGCGCAAATGCAAGAATAATTTATCCGAGTCATGGAAAGGTTTATGAAATAAAAAGCACATATACCTAA
- a CDS encoding DNA repair protein, with protein sequence MTIKLTRKQRIKIRSSDDAFKVMQEILLREEKIDQYKEHFWVMGLAPSTRILYVELVSLGCIANTYAEPINVFRFALTKGCVNVILIHNHPSERLKPSEKDLDLTDHLIQVGRIIKVEVLDHLIISTKSHMSFADTGLLEKLAESPKYVPPYELAERIRAEEKQIREEAVRLERERMDRIIKVAKTVWTKSGIKEGVEKGKKREKIEIARGMKKDNEPIEKIMKYTGLTKKVIEKIK encoded by the coding sequence ATGACCATAAAGCTCACCCGCAAGCAGCGCATAAAAATCCGAAGCTCCGATGATGCCTTCAAAGTAATGCAGGAGATACTCCTCCGTGAGGAGAAGATAGATCAGTATAAGGAGCACTTCTGGGTAATGGGCCTTGCCCCGAGCACCCGCATACTCTACGTTGAGCTGGTTAGCTTGGGCTGCATAGCAAATACCTATGCTGAGCCCATAAACGTATTCCGCTTTGCGTTGACGAAGGGTTGCGTAAACGTAATCCTGATTCACAACCACCCCAGCGAGAGGCTCAAACCCTCCGAGAAGGACTTAGACCTCACCGACCACCTAATTCAGGTAGGGCGTATAATCAAGGTTGAGGTATTGGACCACCTCATAATCTCCACCAAATCCCACATGAGCTTTGCCGATACTGGTTTATTGGAGAAGCTGGCAGAGAGCCCCAAGTACGTACCCCCGTATGAGCTGGCTGAGCGAATCCGCGCCGAGGAGAAGCAGATTCGTGAGGAAGCCGTAAGGCTTGAAAGGGAAAGAATGGATAGAATCATAAAGGTTGCAAAAACAGTATGGACGAAATCAGGTATAAAAGAGGGCGTGGAAAAAGGAAAAAAGAGGGAAAAGATTGAGATTGCAAGAGGGATGAAAAAGGATAATGAGCCAATTGAAAAAATTATGAAATATACAGGGCTAACGAAAAAGGTGATAGAGAAGATAAAATAG